The Fictibacillus arsenicus genome contains a region encoding:
- the selA gene encoding L-seryl-tRNA(Sec) selenium transferase: MIKSNLLRQLPAVHEVTKEISLEMNGKNEKEITRAVQDAIAFWRNRIQTDWNSIDLNADIQGLIKETIRKKLASPKNQIRTVINASGVVIHTNMGRSRLSESAVKRMTETAYMYSNLEYNLEQGKRGSRHDLTEDLIKKSTGAEAVLVVNNNAAAVYLILKALAKNKEVIVSRGELVEIGGSFRVSSIMEESGALLKEVGTTNKTHYADYEKAINENTGMVMKVHTSNFKVIGFTKNVSSAELMKLKADSPEVIIYEDLGSGALYPFQAHGIGEEPLVSSIINQGIDLVSFSGDKLLGGPQAGIIAGKKKYIDILKKHQLARVLRVDKFTIAALNETLNSYLNEDFLSIPTVRDILKTPDEIKIRTLELMGQIHNRDNLKTDIIEEFSKVGGGTMPEVKLPTYCLVLKHDNGASYLANLLRETRVPVIVRIKDDEVLLDLRTVTEEEESILIEAINSVTA, encoded by the coding sequence TTGATAAAATCAAACCTTTTAAGGCAGTTGCCTGCGGTTCATGAAGTCACTAAAGAAATCAGTCTTGAAATGAATGGTAAAAATGAAAAGGAAATAACACGTGCTGTTCAGGACGCAATAGCATTCTGGCGCAATCGTATACAAACTGATTGGAATTCCATTGACTTGAACGCTGATATTCAGGGACTCATCAAAGAAACTATTAGAAAAAAATTAGCCAGTCCTAAAAATCAGATTCGAACGGTTATAAACGCAAGCGGTGTAGTGATCCACACTAATATGGGAAGATCAAGGCTAAGTGAAAGCGCCGTTAAAAGGATGACAGAAACAGCCTATATGTATTCGAATCTGGAGTATAACTTAGAACAAGGAAAAAGAGGTTCAAGACACGATCTGACAGAGGATTTAATAAAGAAATCGACTGGTGCAGAAGCAGTACTTGTAGTAAATAATAATGCTGCTGCGGTTTATCTTATTTTAAAAGCTCTTGCGAAAAATAAGGAAGTTATTGTTTCCAGAGGCGAGCTTGTTGAGATAGGCGGGTCCTTCCGTGTGTCATCAATCATGGAAGAAAGCGGTGCGCTTTTAAAAGAAGTGGGCACCACGAATAAAACTCATTACGCCGACTATGAAAAAGCCATAAATGAAAATACAGGCATGGTGATGAAAGTACATACGAGCAATTTTAAAGTTATTGGATTCACAAAAAATGTTTCTTCAGCTGAGTTGATGAAACTAAAAGCAGATTCACCGGAAGTTATCATCTATGAAGATTTGGGGAGCGGGGCACTTTATCCATTTCAAGCGCATGGAATCGGTGAGGAACCTTTAGTTTCTTCTATAATTAATCAGGGAATTGATTTAGTTTCTTTTAGTGGTGATAAGCTGTTAGGAGGTCCGCAGGCAGGGATCATTGCAGGTAAAAAGAAATATATAGATATTTTAAAGAAACATCAGCTCGCACGTGTGCTTCGTGTAGATAAATTTACAATCGCAGCATTGAATGAAACTTTAAATTCCTATCTTAATGAAGATTTTTTATCGATTCCGACCGTACGGGATATTTTAAAAACGCCAGATGAGATTAAAATAAGAACACTTGAATTAATGGGGCAGATTCATAATCGGGATAATTTAAAGACGGATATCATTGAAGAATTTTCAAAAGTTGGCGGAGGCACAATGCCTGAAGTGAAATTGCCAACATATTGCCTCGTTTTAAAACATGATAACGGTGCATCTTATTTGGCAAACCTGTTACGCGAAACCCGAGTGCCGGTAATTGTTAGAATTAAAGATGACGAAGTTCTGCTGGATCTAAGAACAGTTACAGAGGAAGAAGAATCAATTCTAATAGAAGCGATAAATTCAGTTACTGCTTAA
- a CDS encoding Rdx family protein gives MMKVSIEFCMMUNFAPKAASLAEDLFSHFRSQIPSLELLPSSGGVFEVSVNGSKIYSKKETGEFPDHDWIIQELEKLNA, from the coding sequence ATGATGAAAGTAAGTATCGAATTCTGCATGATGTGAAACTTTGCACCAAAAGCCGCGAGTCTCGCGGAGGACCTTTTTAGCCATTTCCGTTCACAAATTCCATCACTTGAGCTTTTACCTAGTTCAGGCGGGGTATTTGAAGTATCTGTTAATGGCAGTAAAATCTATTCGAAAAAAGAAACAGGAGAATTTCCTGATCACGATTGGATCATTCAAGAACTTGAAAAATTGAATGCTTAA
- a CDS encoding small acid-soluble spore protein P, with product MGEHNTFKDIRKNAPKGENPGQPAPMSGSKKVKQRNHTRQNHGQGS from the coding sequence ATGGGAGAACATAATACATTTAAAGATATTAGAAAAAATGCACCTAAAGGCGAAAATCCTGGCCAGCCTGCACCAATGAGCGGGTCAAAAAAGGTAAAACAACGAAACCATACAAGACAAAATCATGGTCAAGGCAGTTAA
- the selD gene encoding selenide, water dikinase SelD, translating to MTSKDKVKLTHLSSKGGUGCKIGPEDLAQVLRHLPEREYDPNLLVGLDTSDDAGVYKLTDELAMIQTVDFFTPIVDDPYMFGQIAAANSLSDVYAMGGRPTTVMNIVGFPIAVLGHDVLAEILKGAADKVKESGAVLVGGHSIDDAEPKFGLSVTGLVHPSKVFKNVGARPGDALVLTKPIGVGIQTTAIKKDKLTSEQLQLVTETMAELNKTAAECLEGLSPHAVTDVTGFGLLGHATEMAKGTGGISIHINFEDVPLLPGTIELAQEGVVPGGSKANHRWIQEDVKYDDHLEVWQQHILCDAVTSGGLLVSMPKDEADEYIKRLHAKGRKNASIVGKVTELTEKPIIAK from the coding sequence ATGACGAGCAAAGACAAAGTAAAGCTTACCCATCTGTCATCAAAAGGTGGCTGAGGATGCAAGATTGGTCCTGAAGACCTGGCGCAAGTTTTGCGTCATTTACCAGAAAGAGAATATGACCCTAACCTTTTAGTAGGTCTTGATACATCCGACGATGCCGGAGTTTATAAATTAACAGATGAACTTGCTATGATACAAACTGTTGATTTCTTCACCCCGATCGTTGACGACCCGTATATGTTTGGTCAGATTGCTGCTGCAAATTCTTTAAGCGATGTCTACGCGATGGGCGGACGTCCCACTACCGTGATGAATATCGTAGGTTTCCCGATAGCGGTATTAGGTCACGATGTATTAGCAGAAATTCTTAAAGGTGCTGCAGACAAAGTAAAAGAGTCTGGTGCAGTCCTTGTAGGCGGACATTCCATAGACGATGCTGAGCCTAAATTTGGTCTATCTGTAACCGGACTCGTACACCCTTCTAAGGTTTTCAAAAATGTTGGTGCAAGGCCAGGTGATGCACTTGTTTTAACGAAGCCGATTGGTGTAGGAATCCAGACAACCGCTATTAAAAAAGACAAACTTACATCTGAACAGCTTCAGCTTGTGACTGAAACGATGGCAGAATTAAATAAAACAGCTGCCGAATGTTTAGAAGGCCTTTCACCTCATGCTGTAACAGATGTTACTGGATTCGGCCTGCTCGGTCATGCCACCGAAATGGCTAAAGGCACCGGAGGCATTTCAATACACATCAATTTTGAAGACGTACCTTTACTTCCTGGCACAATAGAACTCGCTCAAGAAGGGGTCGTCCCTGGCGGATCAAAAGCAAACCATCGCTGGATTCAAGAAGACGTGAAGTATGATGATCATCTCGAGGTATGGCAGCAGCATATACTATGCGATGCCGTAACTTCCGGGGGACTATTAGTGAGCATGCCTAAAGAT